The Carassius auratus strain Wakin chromosome 27, ASM336829v1, whole genome shotgun sequence genome includes a region encoding these proteins:
- the LOC113045230 gene encoding protein strawberry notch homolog 2-like isoform X1 — protein sequence MPILAASVVMETEDYLHPEGPQLGSPEFSAPSPPLTSSMESQLYPSSSWTYPQQTPYSQHYPMQSGRQLQPNPSSVSLDLPDIDFHDLVQNGDFSQDLPCIDDLSNQSLFSSPSDSLSEYPDPSGFAVNGLAQLSTEGPAAPMYWDTPGHSQRQQNLSAFSGRLDDLSALLSASVAGFKTAAPPPLEEEEEADEEETEELGHADTYAEYKPSKSTIGNSHPDFVVETNTLSSVPPPDITYTLSIPDSTISSSRLSALQLEAIIYACQQHEVILQNGQRAGFLIGDGAGVGKGRTVAGIILENFLKGRKRALWFSVSNDLKYDAERDLKDIDAPNIPVFALNKIKYGDTATSEGVLFATYSALIGESQAGGQHRTRLKQILDWCKPNFDGVIVFDECHKAKNATSTKMGKAVLDLQSKLPRARVVYASATGASEPKNMIYMSRLGIWGQGTPFKTFEDFLHAIEKRGVGAMEIVAMDMKVSGMYIARQLSFSGVSFRIEEITLDQEFKLVYNKAARLWAEALELFSRAADTLGLASRKSLWGQFWASHQRFFKYLCIAAKVRRLVELAHTEMQHGKCIVIGLQSTGEARTREVLDENDGHLDRFVSAAEGVFQSLVQKHFPTQKPKREKSAASKRKRKPRGRTAKFPKHCMEVGEVIKISDDSDSDSDEIDSDSNSSPDSLQDSDDVIFVNHINGPAAKLEELKLRLLGKIAELGKELPLNTLDELIDRFGGPEKVSEMTGRKGRVVRRPDGSVRYETRAEQGLTIDHVNIREKERFMTGEKLIAIISEAASSGISLQADRRVPNQRRRVHMTLELPWSADRAIQQFGRTHRSNQVTAPEYIFLISELAGERRFASIVAKRLESLGALTHGDRRATESRDLSQYNFENKYGTKALDKITKAILGYIDNKVPPPKGYPGGDIMFFRDMKKGMIDVGIFCKEPRLGLNTEKDCSITKFLNRILGLEVHQQNSLFQYFTDNFDYLINKDKKEGKYDMGILDLAPGNDEIHEETQEKFLTPGNPQEGQVILYKISVDRGMHWKEACSKAEKLTGVYEGFYLSNKLRGSQPCVLLAEQGRGRNLVLYKPNIGKQAHPENLDNLLLRYYKVTPDEAEDFWKSQFDFSFTKCTHANWNGKCKLIEQGQECFLGMRLRQYHMLCGALLRVWKRVSDIVSDITNSSILQIVRLKTKLNSKQVGIKIPESCVSRVRAELSRMDGEVKKARLERERFANDQRLRQQMLAKMINARKLIANPPHLLQNHPHFPRSLAAKPKSEAISEVLDLTISPCPSPDIKTPAPDLNGMTLNGGMLGGRGRSCAAVPETFNLEDLISQEQQRHRQVALTPNMRMLSSSSHATTNVSQPHVPTLKQSHSFGVLTQQQQQQSGSRAILSQMHRGQDKSLMLQLFMQMQQQPGVSTQSPHIALHQNSQHMAHTSNTHLLSKPHANEHAQSQSFQSQSLPSQPQAMQSHATQPTTTTTERTNDEFDFDDLDFGYPSPDSQLQYPFTSQALPSSTPPPPPYSSSLFASAPTNSSLSDSSSSSSHFTPSSSSSEQTHLLPNGHSSIDALETLDHMIHGAPSDHRQSVIQFKTLDWDAT from the exons GATCTGCCGTGCATAGATGACCTGTCCAACCAGTCACTGTTCTCCTCTCCGTCTGATTCTCTGTCCGAGTATCCTGACCCTTCAGGATTTGCGGTCAATGGCCTAGCACAGTTATCCACCGAAGGCCCCGCGGCACCCATGTACTGGGATACACCCGGACACAGTCAGAGACAG CAGAACCTGAGCGCGTTTTCTGGTAGGTTGGATGATCTTAGCGCTCTCCTGTCTGCATCAGTTGCAGGATTTAAG ACTGCTGCTCCTCCGCcgctggaggaagaggaggaggcagACGAGGAAGAGACGGAGGAGTTGGGCCACGCAGACACATACGCCGAATACAAACCATCCAAAT CTACTATAGGAAACTCTCATCCTGATTTTGTGGTGGAGACCAACACACTGTCCAGCGTTCCTCCTCCTGACATCACCTACACACTGTCCATTCCAGACAGCACCATTAGCTCCAGCCGGCTGTCTGCCCTGCAGCTGGAGGCCATCATCTACGCCTGCCAG CAACACGAGGTGATTCTTCAGAACGGTCAGAGGGCAGGGTTTCTGATCGGAGACGGAGCCGGAGTCGGGAAGGGCCGCACTGTGGCCGGAATCATATTGGAGAATTTCTTAAAGGGACGGAAGAGAGCACTGTG GTTCAGTGTGTCAAATGACCTGAAGTACGATGCTGAGAGAGATCTCAAAGACATAGACGCTCCCAACATCCCTGTGTTTGCTTTAAATAAG ATTAAATACGGCGATACGGCTACCTCAGAAGGCGTTTTATTCGCCACATACTCGGCTCTGATTGGAGAGAGCCAAGCCGGCGGTCAGCACCGCACCAGACTCAAACAGATCCTGGACTGGTGCAAACCCAACTTTGACGGAGTC ATTGTGTTTGACGAGTGCCATAAGGCTAAAAATGCGACCTCTACTAAGATGGGTAAAGCAGTCCTGGACTTGCAGAGCAAACTTCCCCGGGCGAGAGTGGTGTACGCTAGTGCCACAG GTGCTTCTGAGCCAAAGAATATGATCTACATGAGCCGACTGGGGATCTGGGGGCAAGGAACGCCGTTCAAGACGTTTGAAGACTTCCTGCATGCTATTGagaagag GGGTGTCGGAGCGATGGAGATTGTGGCTATGGATATGAAAGTGAGTGGCATGTACATCGCACGCCAGCTGAGCTTTTCCGGCGTGTCGTTCCGTATAGAAGAGATCACACTGGACCAAGAGTTCAAACTGGTCTACAACAAAGCCGCCAGACTG tGGGCCGAGGCTCTCGAGCTGTTCTCCAGAGCTGCTGATACACTGGGTCTGGCGTCCCGTAAGTCTCTATGGGGTCAGTTCTGGGCGTCACACCAGAGGTTTTTTAAGTATCTGTGCATCGCCGCTAAAGTCCGTCGTCTGGTCGAACTCGCTCATACTGAGATGCAGCATGGCAAG TGCATCGTGATTGGCCTGCAGTCCACCGGAGAGGCTCGTACCCGAGAGGTGCTGGACGAGAACGACGGACACCTGGACAGATTCGTCTCCGCTGCTGA GGGTGTTTTCCAGTCATTAGTTCAGAAACACTTCCCGACACAGAAACCCAAAAGAGAGAAAAGCGCCGCAAGCAAGAGGAAAC GAAAACCCAGAGGCCGGACTGCAAAATTTCCAAAGCACTGCATGGAAGTGGGCGAGGTTATTAAAATCAGCGACGACTCGGACTCCGACTCGGACGAGATTGACAGCGACTCTAACTCCTCCCCTGATTCACTACAGGACAGTGATGATGTGATTTTCGTCAACCACATCAATGGACCTGCTG ctaAACTAGAAGAACTCAAGCTGAGGCTGCTGGGTAAAATAGCAGAGCTGGGGAAAGAGCTGCCGCTCAACACTCTTGATGAGCTGATTGACAGGTTTGGAGGACCAGAGAAAGTGTCCGAG atgacgGGTCGTAAGGGGCGTGTggtgcggcgtcctgatggcagCGTTCGGTATGAGACCAGAGCGGAGCAGGGCCTGACCATTGACCACGTCAACATTAGAGAGAAAGAGCGCTTCATGACCGGAGAGAAG ctgatAGCCATCATCTCTGAAGCAGCTAGTTCAGGCATCTCTCTACAGGCGGATAGACGTGTGCCGAACCAAAGGAGACGAGTTCACATGACCCTAGAGCTGCCGTGGAGCGCAGACCGAGCCATCCAGCAGttcg GTCGAACGCATCGCTCTAATCAGGTTACAGCTCCAGAGTACATCTTCCTCATCTCTGAACTTGCTGGAGAGAGACGCTTCGCCTCCATCGTCGCCAAGAGATTGGAGAGCCTG ggGGCGCTGACACACGGGGACCGGCGAGCCACCGAATCCAGAGACCTGAGCCAATACAACTTTGAGAACAAA TATGGCACCAAAGCGTTGGATAAGATCACTAAAGCCATCCTCGGGTACATCGACAACAAAGTCCCTCCACCGAAGGGCTACCCAGGAGGAGACATCATGTTCTTCAGAG atatGAAGAAAGGCATGATTGATGTGGGAATCTTCTGTAAGGAGCCGCGTCTGGGTCTGAATACAGAGAAAG ATTGCTCCATCACTAAGTTTCTGAACCGTATTTTGGGTTTGGAGGTCCATCAGCAGAACTCTCTGTTCCAGTACTTCACAGATAACTTCGACTACCTGATCAACAAGGACAAAAAAGAGGGCAAATATGACATGGGGATACTGG ATCTTGCTCCTGGTAATGACGAGATTCATGAGGAGACACAGGAGAAGTTTTTAACTCCAGGAAACCCTCAGGAGGGCCAGGTCATCCTCTATAAG ATCAGCGTGGATCGTGGGATGCACTGGAAGGAGGCCTGCAGTAAAGCAGAGAAACTCACCGGAGTCTATGAAGGCTTTTACCTCTCAAACAAG ctgcgCGGGAGTCAGCCGTGTGTCCTGCTCGCCGAACAGGGTCGGGGTCGCAATCTCGTTCTGTACAAACCCAACATCGGTAAACAAGCGCATCCTGAGAACCTGGACAACCTGCTGCTGAGATACTATAAG GTGACACCCGACGAAGCAGAGGATTTCTGGAAGAGTCAGTTTGACTTTTCTTTCACCAAATGCACGCATGCCAACTG gaaTGGTAAGTGTAAGCTGATCGAGCAGGGCCAGGAGTGTTTTCTGGGGATGCGTCTCAGACAGTATCACATGTTGTGTGGAGCGCTGCTCAGGGTCTGGAAACGAGTGTCTGACATCGTCTCAGACATCACCAACTCCAGCATCCTGCAGATCGTACGCCTCAAAACCAAACTGAACAGCAAGCAAGTCG gAATAAAAATCCCAGAGAGCTGCGTGTCTCGTGTTCGCGCTGAGCTCTCTCGGATGGACGGGGAGGTGAAGAAAGCGCGACTGGAGAGAGAGAGGTTCGCAAATGACCAGCGTCTGCGTCAACAGATGCTAGCCAAGATGATCAACGCCCGCAAGCTCATCGCAAATCCTCCACACTTGCTTCAGAACCACCCTCACTTCCCACGATCCCTTGCGGCGAAGCCAAAGAGCGAAGCCATCAGCGAAGTCCTGGATCTGACCATCAGCCCCTGCCCATCGCCGGACATCAAAACGCCCGCACCAGACCTAAACGGCATGACGCTAAACGGAGGCATGCTAGGTGGAAGAGGACGCTCGTGCGCGGCTGTCCCCGAGACATTCAACCTGGAAGATTTGATTTCCCAGGAGCAGCAGAGACACAGGCAGGTCGCGTTAACCCCAAACATGCGCATGTTGTCGTCGTCGTCGCATGCCACTACGAACGTTTCGCAACCGCACGTTCCCACACTAAAGCAGAGTCATTCGTTTGGGGTGCtaacacagcagcagcagcaacagagcGGCTCGCGTGCGATTTTATCGCAGATGCACCGAGGCCAAGACAAGTCGCTCATGCTGCAGCTTTTCATGCAAATGCAACAGCAACCCGGCGTGTCGACGCAATCCCCGCACATTGCGCTGCACCAGAACAGTCAACACATGGCGCACACTTCAAACACACACTTGCTGTCGAAACCGCACGCGAACGAACATGCACAGTCGCAATCCTTTCAGTCGCAATCCCTGCCGTCGCAACCCCAAGCCATGCAATCGCATGCAACtcagcctactactactactacagaaAGAACGAACGATGAGTTTGATTTCGACGACTTGGACTTCGGTTACCCCTCCCCCGATTCGCAACTTCAATACCCGTTCACCTCACAAGCCCTGCCATCCTCGACTCCGCCCCCTCCTCCTTACTCCTCCTCCTTATTCGCATCAGCGCCTAcaaactcctccctctcagaCTCTAGCTCCTCCTCCTCACACTTCACACCGTCATCCTCTTCCTCCGAACAGACGCATCTGTTACCAAACGGCCACAGCAGTATAGATGCCCTGGAGACGCTTGATCACATGATCCATGGAGCGCCCTCGGATCACCGCCAGTCCGTCATCCAGTTCAAAACATTGGACTGGGATGCCACATAA
- the LOC113045230 gene encoding protein strawberry notch homolog 2-like isoform X2: MPILAASVVMETEDYLHPEGPQLGSPEFSAPSPPLTSSMESQLYPSSSWTYPQQTPYSQHYPMQSGRQLQPNPSSVSLDLPDIDFHDLVQNGDFSQDLPCIDDLSNQSLFSSPSDSLSEYPDPSGFAVNGLAQLSTEGPAAPMYWDTPGHSQRQNLSAFSGRLDDLSALLSASVAGFKTAAPPPLEEEEEADEEETEELGHADTYAEYKPSKSTIGNSHPDFVVETNTLSSVPPPDITYTLSIPDSTISSSRLSALQLEAIIYACQQHEVILQNGQRAGFLIGDGAGVGKGRTVAGIILENFLKGRKRALWFSVSNDLKYDAERDLKDIDAPNIPVFALNKIKYGDTATSEGVLFATYSALIGESQAGGQHRTRLKQILDWCKPNFDGVIVFDECHKAKNATSTKMGKAVLDLQSKLPRARVVYASATGASEPKNMIYMSRLGIWGQGTPFKTFEDFLHAIEKRGVGAMEIVAMDMKVSGMYIARQLSFSGVSFRIEEITLDQEFKLVYNKAARLWAEALELFSRAADTLGLASRKSLWGQFWASHQRFFKYLCIAAKVRRLVELAHTEMQHGKCIVIGLQSTGEARTREVLDENDGHLDRFVSAAEGVFQSLVQKHFPTQKPKREKSAASKRKRKPRGRTAKFPKHCMEVGEVIKISDDSDSDSDEIDSDSNSSPDSLQDSDDVIFVNHINGPAAKLEELKLRLLGKIAELGKELPLNTLDELIDRFGGPEKVSEMTGRKGRVVRRPDGSVRYETRAEQGLTIDHVNIREKERFMTGEKLIAIISEAASSGISLQADRRVPNQRRRVHMTLELPWSADRAIQQFGRTHRSNQVTAPEYIFLISELAGERRFASIVAKRLESLGALTHGDRRATESRDLSQYNFENKYGTKALDKITKAILGYIDNKVPPPKGYPGGDIMFFRDMKKGMIDVGIFCKEPRLGLNTEKDCSITKFLNRILGLEVHQQNSLFQYFTDNFDYLINKDKKEGKYDMGILDLAPGNDEIHEETQEKFLTPGNPQEGQVILYKISVDRGMHWKEACSKAEKLTGVYEGFYLSNKLRGSQPCVLLAEQGRGRNLVLYKPNIGKQAHPENLDNLLLRYYKVTPDEAEDFWKSQFDFSFTKCTHANWNGKCKLIEQGQECFLGMRLRQYHMLCGALLRVWKRVSDIVSDITNSSILQIVRLKTKLNSKQVGIKIPESCVSRVRAELSRMDGEVKKARLERERFANDQRLRQQMLAKMINARKLIANPPHLLQNHPHFPRSLAAKPKSEAISEVLDLTISPCPSPDIKTPAPDLNGMTLNGGMLGGRGRSCAAVPETFNLEDLISQEQQRHRQVALTPNMRMLSSSSHATTNVSQPHVPTLKQSHSFGVLTQQQQQQSGSRAILSQMHRGQDKSLMLQLFMQMQQQPGVSTQSPHIALHQNSQHMAHTSNTHLLSKPHANEHAQSQSFQSQSLPSQPQAMQSHATQPTTTTTERTNDEFDFDDLDFGYPSPDSQLQYPFTSQALPSSTPPPPPYSSSLFASAPTNSSLSDSSSSSSHFTPSSSSSEQTHLLPNGHSSIDALETLDHMIHGAPSDHRQSVIQFKTLDWDAT, encoded by the exons GATCTGCCGTGCATAGATGACCTGTCCAACCAGTCACTGTTCTCCTCTCCGTCTGATTCTCTGTCCGAGTATCCTGACCCTTCAGGATTTGCGGTCAATGGCCTAGCACAGTTATCCACCGAAGGCCCCGCGGCACCCATGTACTGGGATACACCCGGACACAGTCAGAGACAG AACCTGAGCGCGTTTTCTGGTAGGTTGGATGATCTTAGCGCTCTCCTGTCTGCATCAGTTGCAGGATTTAAG ACTGCTGCTCCTCCGCcgctggaggaagaggaggaggcagACGAGGAAGAGACGGAGGAGTTGGGCCACGCAGACACATACGCCGAATACAAACCATCCAAAT CTACTATAGGAAACTCTCATCCTGATTTTGTGGTGGAGACCAACACACTGTCCAGCGTTCCTCCTCCTGACATCACCTACACACTGTCCATTCCAGACAGCACCATTAGCTCCAGCCGGCTGTCTGCCCTGCAGCTGGAGGCCATCATCTACGCCTGCCAG CAACACGAGGTGATTCTTCAGAACGGTCAGAGGGCAGGGTTTCTGATCGGAGACGGAGCCGGAGTCGGGAAGGGCCGCACTGTGGCCGGAATCATATTGGAGAATTTCTTAAAGGGACGGAAGAGAGCACTGTG GTTCAGTGTGTCAAATGACCTGAAGTACGATGCTGAGAGAGATCTCAAAGACATAGACGCTCCCAACATCCCTGTGTTTGCTTTAAATAAG ATTAAATACGGCGATACGGCTACCTCAGAAGGCGTTTTATTCGCCACATACTCGGCTCTGATTGGAGAGAGCCAAGCCGGCGGTCAGCACCGCACCAGACTCAAACAGATCCTGGACTGGTGCAAACCCAACTTTGACGGAGTC ATTGTGTTTGACGAGTGCCATAAGGCTAAAAATGCGACCTCTACTAAGATGGGTAAAGCAGTCCTGGACTTGCAGAGCAAACTTCCCCGGGCGAGAGTGGTGTACGCTAGTGCCACAG GTGCTTCTGAGCCAAAGAATATGATCTACATGAGCCGACTGGGGATCTGGGGGCAAGGAACGCCGTTCAAGACGTTTGAAGACTTCCTGCATGCTATTGagaagag GGGTGTCGGAGCGATGGAGATTGTGGCTATGGATATGAAAGTGAGTGGCATGTACATCGCACGCCAGCTGAGCTTTTCCGGCGTGTCGTTCCGTATAGAAGAGATCACACTGGACCAAGAGTTCAAACTGGTCTACAACAAAGCCGCCAGACTG tGGGCCGAGGCTCTCGAGCTGTTCTCCAGAGCTGCTGATACACTGGGTCTGGCGTCCCGTAAGTCTCTATGGGGTCAGTTCTGGGCGTCACACCAGAGGTTTTTTAAGTATCTGTGCATCGCCGCTAAAGTCCGTCGTCTGGTCGAACTCGCTCATACTGAGATGCAGCATGGCAAG TGCATCGTGATTGGCCTGCAGTCCACCGGAGAGGCTCGTACCCGAGAGGTGCTGGACGAGAACGACGGACACCTGGACAGATTCGTCTCCGCTGCTGA GGGTGTTTTCCAGTCATTAGTTCAGAAACACTTCCCGACACAGAAACCCAAAAGAGAGAAAAGCGCCGCAAGCAAGAGGAAAC GAAAACCCAGAGGCCGGACTGCAAAATTTCCAAAGCACTGCATGGAAGTGGGCGAGGTTATTAAAATCAGCGACGACTCGGACTCCGACTCGGACGAGATTGACAGCGACTCTAACTCCTCCCCTGATTCACTACAGGACAGTGATGATGTGATTTTCGTCAACCACATCAATGGACCTGCTG ctaAACTAGAAGAACTCAAGCTGAGGCTGCTGGGTAAAATAGCAGAGCTGGGGAAAGAGCTGCCGCTCAACACTCTTGATGAGCTGATTGACAGGTTTGGAGGACCAGAGAAAGTGTCCGAG atgacgGGTCGTAAGGGGCGTGTggtgcggcgtcctgatggcagCGTTCGGTATGAGACCAGAGCGGAGCAGGGCCTGACCATTGACCACGTCAACATTAGAGAGAAAGAGCGCTTCATGACCGGAGAGAAG ctgatAGCCATCATCTCTGAAGCAGCTAGTTCAGGCATCTCTCTACAGGCGGATAGACGTGTGCCGAACCAAAGGAGACGAGTTCACATGACCCTAGAGCTGCCGTGGAGCGCAGACCGAGCCATCCAGCAGttcg GTCGAACGCATCGCTCTAATCAGGTTACAGCTCCAGAGTACATCTTCCTCATCTCTGAACTTGCTGGAGAGAGACGCTTCGCCTCCATCGTCGCCAAGAGATTGGAGAGCCTG ggGGCGCTGACACACGGGGACCGGCGAGCCACCGAATCCAGAGACCTGAGCCAATACAACTTTGAGAACAAA TATGGCACCAAAGCGTTGGATAAGATCACTAAAGCCATCCTCGGGTACATCGACAACAAAGTCCCTCCACCGAAGGGCTACCCAGGAGGAGACATCATGTTCTTCAGAG atatGAAGAAAGGCATGATTGATGTGGGAATCTTCTGTAAGGAGCCGCGTCTGGGTCTGAATACAGAGAAAG ATTGCTCCATCACTAAGTTTCTGAACCGTATTTTGGGTTTGGAGGTCCATCAGCAGAACTCTCTGTTCCAGTACTTCACAGATAACTTCGACTACCTGATCAACAAGGACAAAAAAGAGGGCAAATATGACATGGGGATACTGG ATCTTGCTCCTGGTAATGACGAGATTCATGAGGAGACACAGGAGAAGTTTTTAACTCCAGGAAACCCTCAGGAGGGCCAGGTCATCCTCTATAAG ATCAGCGTGGATCGTGGGATGCACTGGAAGGAGGCCTGCAGTAAAGCAGAGAAACTCACCGGAGTCTATGAAGGCTTTTACCTCTCAAACAAG ctgcgCGGGAGTCAGCCGTGTGTCCTGCTCGCCGAACAGGGTCGGGGTCGCAATCTCGTTCTGTACAAACCCAACATCGGTAAACAAGCGCATCCTGAGAACCTGGACAACCTGCTGCTGAGATACTATAAG GTGACACCCGACGAAGCAGAGGATTTCTGGAAGAGTCAGTTTGACTTTTCTTTCACCAAATGCACGCATGCCAACTG gaaTGGTAAGTGTAAGCTGATCGAGCAGGGCCAGGAGTGTTTTCTGGGGATGCGTCTCAGACAGTATCACATGTTGTGTGGAGCGCTGCTCAGGGTCTGGAAACGAGTGTCTGACATCGTCTCAGACATCACCAACTCCAGCATCCTGCAGATCGTACGCCTCAAAACCAAACTGAACAGCAAGCAAGTCG gAATAAAAATCCCAGAGAGCTGCGTGTCTCGTGTTCGCGCTGAGCTCTCTCGGATGGACGGGGAGGTGAAGAAAGCGCGACTGGAGAGAGAGAGGTTCGCAAATGACCAGCGTCTGCGTCAACAGATGCTAGCCAAGATGATCAACGCCCGCAAGCTCATCGCAAATCCTCCACACTTGCTTCAGAACCACCCTCACTTCCCACGATCCCTTGCGGCGAAGCCAAAGAGCGAAGCCATCAGCGAAGTCCTGGATCTGACCATCAGCCCCTGCCCATCGCCGGACATCAAAACGCCCGCACCAGACCTAAACGGCATGACGCTAAACGGAGGCATGCTAGGTGGAAGAGGACGCTCGTGCGCGGCTGTCCCCGAGACATTCAACCTGGAAGATTTGATTTCCCAGGAGCAGCAGAGACACAGGCAGGTCGCGTTAACCCCAAACATGCGCATGTTGTCGTCGTCGTCGCATGCCACTACGAACGTTTCGCAACCGCACGTTCCCACACTAAAGCAGAGTCATTCGTTTGGGGTGCtaacacagcagcagcagcaacagagcGGCTCGCGTGCGATTTTATCGCAGATGCACCGAGGCCAAGACAAGTCGCTCATGCTGCAGCTTTTCATGCAAATGCAACAGCAACCCGGCGTGTCGACGCAATCCCCGCACATTGCGCTGCACCAGAACAGTCAACACATGGCGCACACTTCAAACACACACTTGCTGTCGAAACCGCACGCGAACGAACATGCACAGTCGCAATCCTTTCAGTCGCAATCCCTGCCGTCGCAACCCCAAGCCATGCAATCGCATGCAACtcagcctactactactactacagaaAGAACGAACGATGAGTTTGATTTCGACGACTTGGACTTCGGTTACCCCTCCCCCGATTCGCAACTTCAATACCCGTTCACCTCACAAGCCCTGCCATCCTCGACTCCGCCCCCTCCTCCTTACTCCTCCTCCTTATTCGCATCAGCGCCTAcaaactcctccctctcagaCTCTAGCTCCTCCTCCTCACACTTCACACCGTCATCCTCTTCCTCCGAACAGACGCATCTGTTACCAAACGGCCACAGCAGTATAGATGCCCTGGAGACGCTTGATCACATGATCCATGGAGCGCCCTCGGATCACCGCCAGTCCGTCATCCAGTTCAAAACATTGGACTGGGATGCCACATAA